The Candidatus Binataceae bacterium genome has a window encoding:
- a CDS encoding dynamin family protein → MEAREQSIRQAASDDRPCERSESLLALSYAARDLGNHRIARDAQALAERVADKRFFLACLGQFKRGKSSLLNALIGSPVLPTGVVPVTAIVTVLRYGPILNAKVHFENGSRQPIPVGSVGDYVSEECNPANFKGVAAVEVFVPSPLLATGMCFVDTPGIGSVYAGNTAVTKAFVPHIDAAMVVLGADPPISGDEVALLEEIASQVDEMIFVLNKADRLNANECSEAIDFARRAVAQKIGRPPSAIFQISAAEWLDGSGPSRDAPALLAALDRLARESAPKLVERAERRGVGCLSAALLREIENQRGVLTAPVEESRRIAERMREIVADAERSLSDLSHLFKAEQERVSRRCNERREAFLAAAIPAARKEFHEAIVNAAERRGNALHMRATEIAQAMSRRLLNQWLQEERPAAEAAYRESGRRFVTLANDFLRRMADSGDALLADLPRAVSAESGFRVKGRLYFGDHFGFPRQTIFERVANAFRSRRRQVEAIEVKVARYLDTLLLLNSTRILNDFDEIIRESGRRLEAEIRGMLKELRSTAENALARAEATRAAGASAVKSELEHLERLRERIIRASGSQCVGRSAG, encoded by the coding sequence GTGGAAGCGCGAGAACAATCGATTCGTCAGGCCGCATCGGATGACCGGCCGTGCGAACGCTCTGAATCACTGCTGGCGCTGAGCTACGCGGCCAGGGATCTGGGTAACCATCGCATCGCCCGCGACGCGCAGGCGCTCGCTGAGCGTGTCGCGGACAAGCGCTTTTTCCTCGCCTGCCTGGGCCAATTCAAACGGGGCAAATCCAGTCTGTTAAACGCGCTCATCGGCAGCCCGGTCTTGCCGACGGGCGTAGTGCCAGTCACCGCGATAGTGACGGTCCTTCGCTACGGCCCGATCCTCAACGCCAAGGTTCACTTCGAGAACGGGTCGCGCCAGCCAATACCGGTTGGATCCGTCGGTGACTATGTTTCGGAGGAGTGCAACCCCGCAAACTTCAAAGGCGTAGCCGCAGTCGAGGTCTTCGTCCCCAGCCCGTTGCTTGCAACCGGCATGTGCTTTGTCGACACGCCTGGAATCGGCTCTGTTTATGCCGGCAACACGGCTGTGACGAAGGCATTCGTCCCGCACATCGACGCCGCCATGGTCGTCCTTGGTGCAGACCCGCCGATTTCCGGAGACGAAGTCGCCCTCCTCGAAGAGATCGCTTCCCAGGTGGATGAGATGATCTTCGTGCTCAACAAGGCTGATCGGCTGAACGCGAACGAATGCAGCGAAGCAATCGATTTCGCGCGGCGCGCGGTGGCACAAAAAATCGGACGCCCACCATCCGCCATATTTCAGATCAGCGCCGCCGAGTGGCTCGACGGCTCCGGTCCGTCACGCGACGCTCCCGCTCTGTTGGCGGCGCTGGACCGGCTCGCTCGGGAAAGCGCTCCGAAGCTCGTCGAACGCGCCGAGCGGCGCGGCGTCGGCTGCCTGTCGGCCGCTCTGCTCCGCGAAATTGAAAATCAGCGCGGTGTCCTCACTGCTCCGGTCGAAGAGTCGCGGCGCATCGCCGAACGGATGCGGGAAATCGTCGCTGATGCTGAAAGGTCGCTGAGTGACCTCAGCCATCTGTTCAAAGCCGAGCAGGAACGCGTGAGCCGCCGATGCAACGAACGGCGCGAGGCCTTTCTAGCCGCGGCGATACCGGCCGCGCGCAAGGAATTTCATGAAGCAATCGTTAACGCCGCCGAGCGGCGCGGAAATGCTCTTCATATGCGTGCGACTGAAATCGCTCAAGCGATGTCGCGCCGTCTTTTGAATCAGTGGCTTCAAGAGGAGAGACCTGCGGCCGAGGCGGCGTACCGCGAATCGGGTCGTCGCTTCGTGACCCTGGCCAATGATTTTCTCCGGCGGATGGCCGATTCCGGTGATGCTTTGCTCGCCGACCTGCCGCGAGCGGTCAGCGCAGAGTCAGGCTTTCGCGTGAAGGGCCGCCTCTACTTCGGTGACCACTTTGGCTTTCCGCGCCAAACCATCTTCGAGCGCGTCGCCAACGCCTTCAGGTCCCGCAGGCGCCAAGTTGAAGCGATCGAAGTAAAAGTTGCTCGCTACCTCGACACTCTTCTATTACTCAACAGCACCCGGATTCTCAATGACTTCGACGAAATCATTCGCGAAAGCGGACGACGCTTGGAAGCCGAGATCAGAGGCATGCTCAAGGAATTGCGGAGCACGGCGGAAAACGCGCTTGCCCGCGCGGAGGCCACGCGCGCTGCCGGGGCCAGCGCTGTGAAAAGCGAACTCGAGCATCTTGAGCGGCTTCGCGAAAGAATCATCCGCGCTTCCGGGTCCCAATGCGTCGGCAGAAGTGCTGGATGA